In Hamadaea flava, a genomic segment contains:
- a CDS encoding response regulator transcription factor: MIAHEPDIELVAQPASEAEAWQVIAEKPTDVVALSTIAVPDAADLAVRLRRAHPQLGIVLIGDTDDALLLWALQTGLSALLSWSASPAQIIATVRHAAVSPAGFTASGLAGAIAREDVRLTTLTSREAQILCHLQAGTPTDGIAADLHLSVSTVRTYIARLYAKLGAGSRRHALDIAHDQELL, from the coding sequence ATGATCGCCCACGAGCCGGATATCGAACTGGTCGCTCAGCCGGCTAGCGAGGCCGAGGCCTGGCAGGTGATCGCGGAGAAGCCCACCGACGTGGTGGCGTTGAGCACCATCGCTGTTCCAGACGCCGCCGACCTTGCGGTCCGGTTGCGTCGAGCGCATCCGCAGCTGGGCATCGTGCTGATCGGTGACACCGACGATGCGCTGCTGCTGTGGGCGTTGCAGACTGGCTTGTCGGCGCTGCTGTCATGGTCGGCGTCGCCTGCTCAGATCATCGCAACCGTCCGGCATGCCGCTGTGTCACCGGCTGGGTTCACCGCCAGCGGCCTAGCGGGGGCCATCGCTCGCGAGGACGTTCGCTTGACCACGCTGACCAGCCGGGAGGCGCAAATCCTGTGCCACCTGCAGGCCGGCACACCAACCGACGGGATCGCTGCCGACCTGCACCTGAGCGTATCCACAGTGCGTACATACATCGCCCGGCTCTACGCCAAGCTCGGCGCTGGTAGCCGTCGGCATGCCCTCGACATCGCTCATGACCAAGAGCTGCTGTAG
- a CDS encoding tetratricopeptide repeat protein produces the protein MPLAGGGADKVGNRYERRWTVRAMLSLMAAGDGSLRVEVPGKAGDGAEFRLTVGSTVSWTQSKRQTDSGVWTLASLGKEGFLQSWVDKLRAAQPCEFASMTSADQLYQLCERASDASDFAEFKSEFLKSEVRKRHFAVLRKIWRGVSEKEAFEFLRLVTVHTMDERNLNKLLELTIRTMVRGNTKAAGDALMQYADEIVHKEVSPGDIWAYLADRDVYPAASSATVDPSHHTTSERAWLDRRIGRFPPVLHHYIEAAFESDAANARRLVTLLTSEDKPAAVLADWQQHRPGWLEQAGWDVQLAASELASAFRAQRLAADLLTRMADQGAPPRYLWLAKAALLYSIVGDSSARERALTAYSGCAASDHPYARAMAALFAGDLRRADELLDAWDPPKDELATAATLSVQVALGHPDSTTFSPEVIDNALSRSVTWLSRFWFAGLAIWRSRALITRARQRRSRTLLRDLTEAQALALRARNDRRVWQGDSSEAAALACQAANMRGDLKMVLHLGLAPEAGGTATPTEADASDVAEQVAYAAVFLGRIDIAEAAAGKVDSKFCRTQIRAMILDRQAVLSAPTWREAISLAGEDHYLLLLALIGLAKTGATDLPRIDELERAHPDEAAEVRATAALAAGNANEAISALRTERRRSLTAAVTLADAYRDIEDTESAVQTLLDAADDFNDPQPRLWAAHTLAREGQTERAEAILSALLADQDSDWPDRPTALKLAAELALNGSDLRKAFEFTQAALAALPEDAGLRWALIQALMLQDNFADAWAELSSAPEPFEPDTVGTAQMWIELHRRFSNAESLMRGCLSLLTRFGDSEEFSAYVLSATLITPAASDQVPADLLSAYQRKFEEFFTRWPDSSYLHAIGTEDEEAMLQALTESLRPSPERAADQRRLTRELSRGEKPLIVLAGYTGRPYSEILIRRGMGTLPSEHPDPREHGICIATVAAATDHDVAVDTSALVVMNLLPQSIRNRALGLFRRVRITNEIVRDIRDYEERLAKDAGTLYYDPDNDRPALAELSEADRQVLIDQTQQLRKLVAELPRQSIRVDHTGVNPRLKVQTSVLHLAAMTSVQLWCDDATTRLLVRNIGIASFSTSAVLDHLLRVGQLSLHERNDLRRLMIRERVGDFAPDIADLITIASEEGWQAGAAAAALARPQAWQDPIRTAGILRTLLRHCHDSNPSALSQWFYSGVYGAAMSRNSGRSAVEMTATLLAGTLLAHGQQEGLGVQLVGAARHAVRIALPPDTPAEIEVDPLPVAVRKLRVLVGSGTQAPPHEIPRAILQLLSGLDVHDSAVVTGAILAADT, from the coding sequence ATGCCCTTGGCTGGCGGTGGCGCCGACAAGGTTGGCAACCGGTACGAACGACGCTGGACCGTTCGGGCGATGCTGTCTTTGATGGCCGCCGGCGACGGGTCACTTCGCGTCGAGGTACCGGGCAAGGCCGGCGACGGCGCAGAGTTCCGGCTGACTGTCGGATCGACGGTGTCGTGGACCCAGTCCAAACGACAGACCGACAGCGGCGTGTGGACCCTGGCATCGTTGGGCAAGGAAGGCTTTCTTCAGTCATGGGTTGACAAACTGCGTGCTGCTCAGCCGTGCGAGTTCGCTTCCATGACCAGCGCCGATCAGCTATACCAGCTGTGCGAACGAGCCAGCGATGCATCCGACTTCGCGGAGTTCAAGAGCGAATTTCTCAAGTCGGAGGTGAGGAAGAGGCACTTCGCTGTGCTCCGGAAGATCTGGCGGGGCGTTTCGGAGAAGGAGGCATTTGAGTTCCTGCGCTTAGTCACCGTGCACACAATGGATGAGCGAAACCTCAACAAGCTGCTCGAACTCACCATCCGCACCATGGTCCGCGGGAACACCAAGGCAGCCGGAGATGCCTTGATGCAGTACGCCGACGAGATCGTCCATAAGGAGGTCTCGCCGGGCGACATCTGGGCGTACCTGGCCGACCGTGACGTGTATCCGGCCGCCTCGTCAGCGACCGTCGATCCATCGCACCACACGACGTCAGAGAGGGCATGGCTCGATCGACGGATCGGCCGGTTCCCGCCAGTACTTCATCACTACATCGAAGCCGCGTTCGAGTCGGACGCCGCCAACGCACGCCGACTCGTCACTCTGCTGACTTCCGAAGATAAACCTGCGGCGGTTCTTGCCGATTGGCAACAGCACCGGCCAGGCTGGCTTGAACAGGCCGGCTGGGACGTGCAGCTGGCCGCGTCCGAACTTGCCAGCGCCTTCCGCGCGCAACGACTGGCAGCAGATCTCCTAACTCGAATGGCCGATCAGGGCGCCCCGCCCCGCTATCTCTGGCTGGCCAAGGCAGCGCTGCTCTATTCGATCGTCGGAGACTCGTCCGCCCGAGAACGAGCACTCACCGCATATAGCGGCTGCGCCGCGAGCGATCACCCCTACGCGCGGGCCATGGCCGCGCTCTTCGCGGGTGACCTGCGACGTGCGGACGAGCTACTCGATGCCTGGGATCCTCCCAAGGACGAACTTGCCACGGCCGCCACGTTGTCCGTGCAGGTCGCACTCGGACATCCAGACTCGACGACGTTTAGCCCCGAGGTAATCGACAACGCGCTGTCGCGCAGCGTCACCTGGCTCAGCCGATTCTGGTTTGCAGGTCTGGCAATCTGGAGGTCGCGAGCCCTGATAACGCGCGCGAGGCAGCGACGCTCCCGCACCCTCCTTCGGGACCTCACAGAGGCACAGGCGCTGGCACTCCGAGCCCGCAACGACCGTCGAGTCTGGCAGGGAGATAGCAGCGAGGCCGCTGCTCTGGCATGCCAGGCGGCGAACATGCGCGGCGACCTCAAAATGGTCCTCCACCTCGGCCTTGCCCCGGAGGCCGGCGGAACGGCCACACCGACAGAGGCCGATGCCTCCGACGTTGCGGAACAAGTCGCCTACGCTGCCGTGTTCTTGGGACGAATCGATATCGCCGAGGCTGCTGCCGGAAAGGTCGACTCAAAGTTCTGCCGGACACAGATCAGGGCGATGATCCTCGACCGTCAAGCCGTCCTTTCGGCCCCGACGTGGCGTGAGGCCATATCCCTAGCCGGGGAAGACCACTACCTGTTGCTGCTGGCGCTGATCGGGCTGGCGAAGACCGGAGCGACGGACTTGCCTCGAATCGACGAGCTTGAGCGAGCGCATCCGGACGAAGCCGCCGAGGTGCGAGCTACCGCCGCGTTGGCGGCTGGCAACGCGAACGAAGCGATCTCGGCCCTTCGAACCGAACGCCGTCGCTCGCTCACTGCCGCCGTCACGCTCGCAGATGCCTACCGTGACATCGAAGACACTGAGTCGGCCGTGCAGACACTGCTTGATGCGGCCGATGACTTCAATGATCCACAACCGCGCCTGTGGGCGGCACATACCCTGGCTCGTGAGGGCCAGACGGAGCGTGCCGAGGCGATTCTCTCCGCGCTGCTGGCGGACCAGGACTCGGACTGGCCCGATCGTCCCACTGCCCTCAAGCTCGCCGCCGAACTGGCACTCAATGGGTCCGACCTGAGGAAGGCCTTCGAGTTCACGCAGGCCGCACTTGCAGCATTACCGGAAGACGCAGGACTGCGGTGGGCGCTGATTCAAGCGCTTATGCTTCAGGACAACTTCGCCGACGCCTGGGCGGAGTTGTCGTCAGCACCAGAGCCATTCGAACCAGACACGGTCGGCACGGCGCAAATGTGGATCGAGTTGCATCGCCGGTTCTCCAACGCCGAATCTCTGATGCGCGGCTGCCTGTCCCTCTTGACGCGTTTCGGCGACTCCGAGGAGTTCTCGGCTTACGTCCTTAGCGCAACGTTGATCACTCCGGCTGCTTCAGATCAGGTGCCCGCAGACCTGCTGAGCGCCTACCAGCGCAAGTTCGAGGAATTCTTCACCCGCTGGCCCGATAGCAGCTATCTACACGCCATCGGCACCGAGGACGAGGAGGCGATGCTCCAAGCTCTTACCGAGTCGCTTCGCCCCAGCCCGGAGCGCGCAGCCGACCAGCGTCGCTTGACGCGCGAACTCAGCCGCGGGGAGAAGCCGCTCATCGTCCTGGCGGGTTACACCGGGCGCCCGTACTCCGAGATCCTTATCCGGCGAGGCATGGGTACGCTTCCGTCGGAACACCCCGACCCTCGCGAGCACGGCATATGCATCGCCACGGTCGCCGCGGCAACCGACCATGATGTAGCCGTCGACACGAGCGCGCTGGTGGTCATGAATCTGCTACCGCAGTCGATCCGCAACAGGGCTCTGGGCCTATTCAGACGCGTCCGGATCACCAACGAGATCGTCCGGGACATCAGAGACTATGAAGAACGCCTCGCCAAGGACGCGGGCACGCTCTACTACGATCCCGACAACGATCGACCCGCTCTTGCCGAGCTGAGCGAGGCGGATCGGCAAGTCCTCATCGACCAGACTCAGCAGTTGCGCAAGCTCGTCGCCGAACTGCCACGGCAGTCGATTCGAGTCGACCACACCGGGGTAAACCCGAGGCTCAAGGTGCAGACATCGGTGCTACACCTGGCAGCGATGACATCGGTACAACTGTGGTGCGACGACGCGACGACACGGCTGCTCGTCCGAAACATCGGCATCGCCTCCTTCTCAACCAGCGCAGTACTCGACCATCTGCTGCGTGTTGGCCAGCTCTCGCTTCACGAGCGCAACGACCTCCGGCGACTCATGATTCGCGAGCGCGTCGGCGACTTTGCCCCCGACATCGCAGACCTCATCACCATTGCTAGCGAGGAAGGCTGGCAAGCCGGTGCCGCTGCAGCGGCCCTCGCACGGCCACAAGCATGGCAAGACCCCATTCGAACAGCCGGGATCCTGAGGACCCTCCTGAGACATTGTCACGACTCCAACCCCAGCGCTCTGTCGCAGTGGTTCTACTCCGGTGTCTACGGCGCCGCGATGAGCCGAAACTCCGGAAGAAGCGCTGTAGAGATGACGGCAACTCTGCTCGCCGGCACCCTGCTTGCACATGGTCAGCAAGAGGGGCTCGGCGTCCAACTCGTCGGCGCAGCACGTCACGCGGTCCGCATAGCGTTGCCCCCGGACACCCCCGCGGAAATCGAAGTGGACCCGCTTCCCGTGGCCGTTCGCAAACTACGAGTCCTCGTGGGCAGCGGTACTCAGGCACCTCCGCACGAGATACCACGAGCCATCCTCCAGCTCCTATCGGGACTAGACGTGCACGACTCGGCTGTAGTCACCGGTGCGATCTTGGCCGCCGACACGTGA
- a CDS encoding DUF5753 domain-containing protein, which yields MARTSSPRTWPHSLKLLFEVSRVEPFSYRFEITWKTNNDLVADASIIRHFETAWIPGLLQTPAYARAVFTEMANMHVLDVRNEDSAVAARLARQPHLYDPSKRFEFILCEPVLRWRTVPNDVLLPQFDRLLMITELPNVRFGIVPLDRHLGMTPQNAFQIYDNVAVIETFAGETYFESAESAAYLRIMERLWLDVVTGAAANEIIRNAMQRLRD from the coding sequence GTGGCCAGGACGTCGTCGCCGAGGACCTGGCCCCACTCACTGAAGCTCTTGTTCGAGGTCAGCAGGGTCGAGCCCTTCTCGTATCGTTTCGAGATCACTTGGAAGACGAACAATGACCTCGTCGCGGACGCATCCATCATTCGCCACTTCGAAACCGCGTGGATACCCGGGCTGCTCCAGACGCCGGCCTACGCTAGAGCCGTCTTCACCGAGATGGCCAACATGCACGTGCTCGACGTGCGCAACGAAGACTCCGCCGTCGCCGCCAGGCTCGCCCGGCAGCCGCACCTGTACGACCCAAGCAAGCGGTTCGAGTTCATCTTGTGCGAACCGGTCCTGCGCTGGCGCACCGTCCCCAACGACGTACTGCTCCCACAATTTGACCGGCTCCTCATGATCACCGAACTCCCGAACGTCCGATTCGGAATCGTCCCGCTCGACCGGCACCTCGGCATGACGCCGCAGAACGCCTTCCAGATCTACGACAACGTGGCGGTCATCGAAACGTTCGCCGGCGAGACCTACTTCGAGTCCGCGGAGTCGGCCGCATACCTACGCATCATGGAAAGACTCTGGCTCGACGTCGTCACTGGCGCGGCCGCCAACGAGATTATCCGCAACGCGATGCAACGCTTGCGCGACTAG
- a CDS encoding TIGR02679 family protein, translated as MNSYSSPTELGEAFARTRWSWLRSNIREQLEQRPDAAKVTIVTTDLLPAAVQTLQWLLKLPTPLPERITIGISKLDRALLERTDCGLSTRPLLEALDGPLDNHRARRRETRQAATDLWTTAAQHPIVASTPALQRWIAAESTLGALPAQTGLRQTLLTDALTVLEALPSTGITVTRFAATVLGSAHALDKGPMASLVLRALTFLYEQPATATLQPRRLWKRAGLRPDDLSSRVLLAGFSPAGRTPLETILGEHSAHGLPAVITLRLVEDYLATRPGPLLAPDVHVWACENVAVAAEATRELGSACPPLICIEGWPSHAAVALLSHLVQHGSAVGYHGDFDWDGLAIADQMMQYGATPWRMGAEHYRGAALSLTKLMRLEEPVAQIAPPSWAPTLATTMSEVGWRVEEEHVMNDLLADLRGAP; from the coding sequence ATGAACTCCTACTCATCGCCAACAGAACTCGGCGAAGCGTTCGCGAGGACGCGATGGTCATGGCTGCGCTCCAACATTCGAGAACAGCTCGAACAGCGCCCTGACGCGGCCAAAGTCACGATCGTCACCACCGACCTCCTTCCTGCCGCCGTTCAGACCCTGCAATGGCTGCTGAAGCTACCCACGCCGCTGCCTGAGCGCATCACCATAGGAATCAGCAAACTCGACCGCGCCCTACTCGAACGCACAGACTGCGGCCTCAGCACCCGGCCGCTACTGGAAGCCCTCGACGGTCCGCTGGACAACCATCGTGCCCGCCGCCGCGAGACTCGCCAAGCCGCCACCGACCTATGGACCACCGCCGCTCAACACCCAATCGTCGCAAGTACACCGGCGCTGCAGCGGTGGATAGCCGCCGAATCCACCCTCGGCGCACTTCCGGCCCAAACTGGCCTGCGGCAGACCCTGCTCACCGACGCCCTCACCGTCCTAGAGGCCCTGCCCAGCACCGGCATCACCGTCACCCGGTTCGCTGCCACCGTCCTCGGCTCCGCCCACGCGCTCGACAAAGGCCCCATGGCAAGCCTCGTCCTGCGAGCACTCACCTTCCTATACGAGCAGCCAGCAACAGCAACGCTGCAACCGAGACGACTATGGAAACGGGCCGGGCTGCGACCCGACGACCTATCCAGCCGGGTTCTCCTCGCCGGATTTTCCCCGGCCGGACGGACACCGCTGGAGACCATCCTCGGCGAACACTCTGCTCACGGACTTCCAGCCGTCATCACCCTGCGCCTCGTGGAGGACTACCTCGCGACCCGGCCGGGCCCATTACTGGCACCCGACGTCCACGTCTGGGCATGTGAAAACGTCGCCGTCGCCGCCGAAGCCACCCGAGAGCTCGGATCCGCCTGCCCGCCTTTGATCTGCATCGAGGGCTGGCCAAGCCACGCAGCAGTAGCGTTGCTGAGTCACCTGGTCCAGCACGGAAGCGCCGTCGGCTATCACGGGGACTTCGACTGGGACGGACTCGCCATCGCTGATCAGATGATGCAATACGGAGCCACTCCTTGGCGTATGGGCGCCGAGCACTATCGAGGTGCCGCCCTCTCATTGACGAAGCTCATGCGCCTGGAGGAACCCGTGGCGCAGATCGCACCGCCTTCGTGGGCACCCACGTTGGCCACCACGATGAGTGAAGTTGGCTGGCGGGTAGAGGAAGAGCACGTGATGAACGATCTGTTGGCAGACCTCAGAGGCGCGCCGTAG